The genomic region taCAGCAACGCCCCGCAACACTTGTGTGTCAGTCAGTACGTAGCCCAACCTTTTCTCCTGGAGAACTAGACATATGAGATTTGTTCCAACACATCTGACTCTAATCAACTGTTCTTCAGGACTCTACCAGGAGCGTTAGAGCAGGGAAGGAGTAAAGCCCTGCATAAGGAGGctgtctccaggaagagggttagcCACCCTGCTGTCCACCAGACTGTCCAGTCTTCTAGGCAGTGTTCTATTTGATCTGTCGGCTGTAGGATCAATCTCCACCTCTTCGTTGTGTGTTGCAGGTGGTCTGAGAGTACAGTCTGGCCCCAGGGGGTGTTGGTACGTCACAGTCGTAGCCTGTACAAGGCTGTAGGACCCTACAACGTGGCCCTGCCCTCAGACGTCTCCCACGCTAGGTTTTACGTGAGTCACTGCCTTTCACTAGACActttagtctgtgtgtgtttatctccTCCCCATGTACTGCCTTTCACTAGACCctttagtctgtgtgtgtttatgtactgcCTTTCACTAGACCctttagtctgtgtgtgtttatgtactgcCTTTCACTAGACcctttagtctgtgtgtgtgtttatgtactgcCTTTCACTAGACcctttagtctgtgtgtgtgtttatgtactgcCTTTCACTAGACCctgtagtctgtgtgtgtttattgtacTGCCTTTCACTAGACCctttagtctgtgtgtgtttaatgtacTGCCTTTCACTAGACCctttagtctgtgtgtgtttatgtactgcCTTTCACTAGACCctttagtctgtgtgtgtttatg from Oncorhynchus nerka isolate Pitt River unplaced genomic scaffold, Oner_Uvic_2.0 unplaced_scaffold_9349, whole genome shotgun sequence harbors:
- the LOC135565958 gene encoding transmembrane protein 39A-A-like, yielding TNPNPYYVAFLSLCFVKSTQYYDMRWSCEHLIMVWINAFVMLMSQLLPPSYCDLLHRSAAHLGRWQKLEHGFYSNAPQHVWSESTVWPQGVLVRHSRSLYKAVGPYNVALPSDVSHARFYVSHCLSLDTLVCVCLSPPHVLPFTRPFSLCVFMYCLSLDPLVCVCLCTAFH